Genomic DNA from Pelosinus sp. UFO1:
CATCCGCATCGCTTGCGCTAGCCTTTACGTTTTTGTAACTCCGCTGACGCTGAACTACCTCTCCGTTCGCATTCAAACCATTTTCCACTGTGATAACCATTTTGCTTGTTTGTGGTACTTTATCGACTGCCATATCTCTCACCCCCTTTCACTGGTATACATTCCAGCGCAGAGGGTTTTTAAACGCGCTACACCACGCTGCCGTAAATTAAATACAGCT
This window encodes:
- a CDS encoding DUF1659 domain-containing protein, with product MAVDKVPQTSKMVITVENGLNANGEVVQRQRSYKNVKASASDADVYAVAQGIAGLQTHAVVTISRQDDCYLVNG